CGACCTGGAGGGCCAGCTCACGGGTGGGGGTGAGGATGAGGGCGCGGGGCGCCCGCCCACGTTGGCGGCTGGCCTCGAGCCTATGGGCGATAGGTAGGGCAAAGGCCAGGGTCTTCCCAGTGCCCGTACGGGCCTGGCCCAACACGTCTCTACCCTCCAAGGCCAGAGGAATAGCCTGCGCCTGAATGGCGGTGGGGGTGGTGAAACCTTTGGCCTCGAGGGCCGAGAGCACCTCGGGCCGCAACGCAAAATCTTTGAACTCCATGCAAGTCCTCCAGGGCTTTACCGCTACCCCGAAAGAACGCGCGCACGCTAACCCTAAGCGGGGAATTCACGGTTTTCAGCCCATCAGTGCACGTTAGCGCACCAATCCCCGTCCGAAAACCCGCTGGTTTTGTAAGGGGATGTTCTGCCCGGCGGCAAAACTTCTCCAGTATGACCGATGTCGACAGGAAATTCAAGACCTAAAGGACGAAGCCCAGGGGGATCACCCGCACCTTTTGCCCCACCTCTGCGCCGACCCCGGCCTCGAGCACCACCAGGGCGTTCCCCAGCGCCATCGAACGCAGCACGCCGCTGGATTGGTTGCCGGTGGTGTGGACCCGCAAACCCTCCGGCCCCCAGGAGAGCACCCCGCGCCGGTAGGCGACCTTGCTGGGGTGGGGGCTAAAGGGGGTGGCCGCGACCGCCTCGAGCAGGCTGTAGGGCGCATCATTGCGGGAGAGGGTCTTGAACAGGTAAGGCCGCGCGAACAGAAAGAAGGTGACCATGCTCGAGACCGGATTGCCCGGTAGGGCGAAGATGGGCAGGTCGTTCCACTGGGCAAACAGCAGCGGCCCGCCGGGTTGCAACCGGACTTTCCAGAAGTGGATCCGCCCCTCGCGCTCGAGGAGCTGCCGCACGATGTCGTACTGGCCCATCGAGACCCCACCGGTAGTGAGCAGGAGATCGAGCCCACCGACTCCCTCCAGCTTTTCCCGCAACCGCTCGGGCTGGTCGGGGATCTTGCCCATCAGCACCGGCTCGCCTCCGGCCTCGCTGACCAGCGCGGCGAGCGAGTAGTTGTTGGCGTTGTAGACCCCGCCGTAGGGCAGGGGCTGGCCCGGCTCCACCACCTCGTCCCCGGTGGTGAGGATGCCCACCCTGGGGCGGGCGAACACCGCAACCCTGGGATATCCCATCGCCGCACATAACCCCAGCCGTCCCGGGGTGAGGAGGTCGCCCTTGTTCAGCAGCACCTCGCCCGCCCGGAAGTCGTCACCCTTGGGGCGGATATCGCCCGGGTTGGCAGGCCTGAAAAACAGCACCGTGTCCCCCTCGCGCCGGGTGTCCTCCACCCGCAAAACGGCGTCGGCCCCTTTGGGAATGGGGGCTCCGGTGAATATCCATACCGCCTCGCCGGGGCCGACCTCGCCGGGAAAGGGCTGGCCCGCCGGAGCCTCTCCGATCACCCGCAAGCGCACCGGGGTTTCCGGGGTAGCGGTGAGGGTGTCCTGGGCTCGAGCCGCGTACCCATCCAAGGAGGTATCGTCCTGGTCGGGATGGTCAACCTTGGCGGCGAGGTCTTGCGCCAGGATGCGCCCGTGGGCCTGGGACAAGGGAAGCTCCTCGGTTTTGCAGAAAGACGGGGCCTGCTCGAGGATGACCTCGAGCGCTTCTTCCACCGTGAGGTCGTGCCGCATGGGTTCATATTAGGCCTTTGCGGGCAGGAAACGCTGGAGGATGGACATACAATCAAGGGGTGAGCCTTAGACTCTCCGACATCCAAGCCGCCCGGAGACGACTCGCCGGGCTGATCCACGAAACCCCCCTTCTCCACGACGCCGCGCTCTCGCATGAGCTGGGGGTACCCGTCTATGCCAAGGCCGAAAACTTACAAAAAGCCGGCTCCTTCAAAGTGCGCGGGGCCTACAACAAGATCAGCCAGCTCTCGCCCGAGGAAAAAGCTCGAGGGGTCGTTGCTCCCTCGGCGGGAAACCACGCCCAGGGGGTGGCCCTTGCCGCCAAGATGCACGGGGTCAAGGCGACCCTCGTGATGCCGACCTTCGCTCCCCTCACCAAGGTGATGGCCACCAAGGGCTACGGGGCCGAGGTGGTGCTCGAGGGCCACTCCTTCGACGACGCCGCGGCCATCGCCCAAAAGCTACAGCAGAGCAAAGGCTACGTCCCGGTGCACGCCTTCAACGACTACCTGATCATGGCCGGGCAGGGCACCATCGGCCTCGAGATCCTCGAGGCTTTGCCCGAGGTCTCGGTGCTGGTGGTTCCCATCGGCGGGGGCGGGCTCATCGCGGGGATCGCCACCGCGGCCAAGGCCCTCAAGCCGGAGGTACGGGTGGTGGGGGTGCAAGCGGCGGGCTGTGCAGCGGTGAAGCCGAGCCTCGAGGCCGGACATCCGATCGCGGTACCCGTGGCCCAGACCATTGCCGACGGGATCGCGGTCAAACGTCCCGGCGACCTCACCCTGCCCATCATCCGCGAGCGGGTAGACGAGGTGGTGGAGGTGACCGACGACGAGATCGCCCGGGGCATCGTCCACTGCGTGCAGAAGAACAAGCTGGTGGTCGAAGGGGCTGGAGCGGCGGGAGTGGCCGCCTTGCTCGCCGGGAAGATAGCGTTGAAGCCCACCGATACGGTCTGCACCGTGCTGTGCGGCGGGAATATCGACGGAAACCTGCTGGCCAGGGTCATCGAGCAGGTGCTGGTGCGCCAAGGCCGCTACATCCTGCTCAAGCTCGCCGTGGTAGACCGCCCCGGAGCCCTAGCTGCGGTGGTCGAGAAGGTAGCCGAAGCCGGGGCTAACATCATCGACATCTTTCACCGCCGGGCTTTGTGGTTGGCCCCCCTGGGCAAGGTAGGGGTGGAGCTGGTGCTGGAGGTGCGCGACGAGGCCCACGGGCTCGAGGTGGTGGAGCTGTTGCGCAAAGCCGGATATTCGGTAGAGCGGGAAGGGCCGTTTGCCTGGCCGGAGTGATATGAACCCCGTCCGAGGGGTTTGTTTCGCCGACCGTAGGGCGTAGTAGCGTTCCGCCAAGGGCAAGCGGAAAGCAATCCGCTGTAACCGAGGGGCCAACTTGGGGCGGCAACGCCGCGAAACCCGTTCGTCAACGGGCTCGCTAGGCGAACCGCTTTCAGCGGTGATTGAGCCGGTGCCGCAGGGCGTCCAAGCGCTCCAGCTGCTCGAGCCAAACCTCCGGCCCGCCCCGTCCTCCGGTAGAGTTTTTCCCCTGGTACTCCAGGGTCAGCATCTTGAGCCGGGGGGTGCGGCGCACTGCCCACTCGAGCAGTTCGTAGTCAGGCCCGCTCAACGCCTGGTGGCGATCGCGCAACCCCCGCTCCTCCAGGCGCGGCCCCGAGACGTGGATTTCAACCGCCTGCTCGAGCGGCATCCGCTCCAGGTACGCCCCTATCTCCTCGCCCCGGTGGTAGGCGGCCACCCGGGCGTGGGCTAGGTCGAGCAGCAATGCGGCCCCGGTGGCCTCCAAGACCTCTCGGATGTACTCGGGGTCGCTGAGGTAGCGGGGGCGTTTCCCCCAGGGCACGAAAGGGAGGTTCTCCAGCAGCACCTCGAGCCCGGTGAGCCGCCGGAGCTCCTCCACGCTCTGGCGCATCCGCAACAGCAGGCCCTGAGGGGACAGCTCGCCGTCTTGGCGGGGGTCGTAGCCGATATGCGCAGAGAGGTAGGGGGTATCGCTCAAGAGGGCAAGCTCTTGCAGCAGAGCGGGCTCGGGAACCTGGGCCATGCTCACCGAGTAGCCGGGCGGACCCCAGCCGTGTAGCAGCACCGGGCGATGGGCCCGCGCGGCTCGCACCTCGGCCCTGGAGTTCGGCGAGAGCGGACACTTGAGGTAATCCAGGGGCACCACCGGGCGTTTGAGTAGCTCCAGCAGTTCCGCAAGGGCGTTGGCGGCGAGCTGCACCACCCCTCTAAGGTGCGCCAGGGTGCGCCCCGATATAGGGTTTGGGCTCACCGTTGCTAGCGGAAGCGGGCCAGCAGGTTCCGCGCGATGATGACCTTGAGCACCTCGGTGGTCCCCTCGCCGATGCGCATCAGCCGGGCGTCGCGCCAGTAACGCTCGACCGGGTACTCCTTGATGTAGCCGTAACCACCCAGGATCTGGATGGCCTCGTCGCAGGCCCGCACCGCCACCTCGGAGGCGAACATCTTGGCCTGGGCGGCCTCGCCGGAGAAGGGTCGGCCAGCGTCTTTGAGCTCGGCAGCCCGCAGGTAGAGGAGCCGGGCCGCTTCCAAGTTGGTGGCCATCTCGGCCAGCTTGAAGGAGACCCCCTGGAACTCGGCGATGGGCTTGCCGAATTGTTCCCGCTCGAGGGCGTACTTGGCGGCGAACTCGAGCGCGGCCCGGCCCAGCCCCACCGAGAGCGCGGCGATCCCGATCCGCCCCCCATCGAGAACCCTCAGCACATCGTAGAAGCCTTTGCCCCGCACCCCCAGCAAGGCGTCTTTCTCTAGGTGTAGCTCCTCGAAAAGCAGTTGCGCGGTGTCGGAGGAGTGCAGGCCCAGCTTCTCTTCCTTGCGGCCTATGCGCAAGCCCTCCACCGGGCCGTAGAAGACGAAGGCCGAAAGCCCCAGGTGTTTCTTATCCTCGCTGGGGGCAGGGTCGGTGCGGGCATTGATTACGTAGACCCCAGCCACCGAGCCCTGGGTGATGAACTGCTTGGAACCGTTCAGGACGAAGCCCTCCGGGGTCTCCCGGGCTCGAGTGCGCATCGCCGCAGCGTCCGAACCGCTGCCGGGCTCGGTGAGGCCCCAGGCCCCCAGCATCTCGGCGGTGGCCAGTTTGGGTAGGTACTCGCGCTTTTGCGCTTCGTTTCCGGCGATCAGGATGTGTCCGGTGCACAGCGAGTTATGCGAGGCCACGGTCAGGCCCAACGAACCGTCCACGCTGCCGATCTCCTCGAGCATTCGGGCGAACACTCGGGTAGAGAGTCCGGCCCCCCCGTACTCCTCGGGCACGTTGGCCCCCATCACGCCGAGTTCCCCTAGCTTTTTTACGATCGCCCAAGGGAACTCCCCCGTCCGGTCGCGCTCGGCAGCCCCTGGAGCCACCTCGGCCTTAAGAAAGTCGCTCAGCGCCCCCAGGATCTGCCGTTCTTCGGCGTCTAGCTCCCACCACAGCTCGCGGCTTTTTTCGGTCAACATGAAATTAATATAACACTTTCTCGTTGGTAAATTGTAAAAACGTCATATGATCAGACGCACCCTCGGACTGCCGTATAATCGCGGAGATGGCGTTGCTGGACGGGAAATACACCGCGACGGAAGATTTGGGCACCCAAGGGTTCCTGCGCACCTACCGGGTGCGGGCGGGGGAGCTCCAGGGTACCTTGTATTGGTTCGAGGTTCATACCCCCGAAGCGAGAAGCGCCTTTCACCGTTACCGCAACGCCCTCAAACGCCTCGAGGCCCTGGGCGCCACCCCGAGCGCCCTGGAAATATCCGCCAAACCGGGTCGCTACTACGTGTTCTGGCCAGATCTCGCGGCCCCCTCACCGGGGCGCCTTCCCAAACGCACCCGGCTCGGCCCTTGGCTCGAGGCCCTCTCCCCTTTCGGCTACAGCGAAAGGGATTTCCAGCTGGGTGAACAAGACGGCAAGCCGGTGCTGGCCGACCTCAACCCGCTGGCGGGGCTGGCCGGTGGTAGCAAAGCCAGCCCCACCCGGTCCGAGGCTCCTGGCGGACGGGCGGTTACCCCCGCGCCTGCGCCCGGCAGCGATGCGGCCCGAGTCCGCTCGTCGCGCCACTACCGCTTCAACTGGCCGGCCTGGGTTCCGGGGCTGGTGCTGATGTTCTTGGGTGGGCTGGCGCTATTTCTGGGGGCCGAGCGCTACCTGAACCCACCCCAATACATCCTGCCCGATCTGCACGGCAAAACCCCCCGCCAGGCGGTGGAGGCGGTGCGGGGGATGGGGCTGAGGGTAGAGTTCGTAGAGGGCAGCGACCAGAGCCAACCCAAGGAGACCATCCTCGAGCAAAGCCCCGAGGCGGGCAGCATCGTCAAGCCGGGGCGCCGGCTCGAGCTAGTCCTCAACCGCCCCAAGCTAGGTAGCGTCCCCACCCTGGTAGGCCGCCCGCTCGAGGACGCCCAGCGGGCCCTGGAGACCGCCGGTTACGTGGTGGGGCCGATAAGCCGGGTCTCCGCCGAAGCCACCGCCGGGACCGTGCTGGCCAGCCTGCCCGCCCCCGGTACCGAGCTGCGCCAGGGGGAGAGCGTCCGGCTGTTGGTTTCCACCGGGCCCCGGTCATCCCTCGACACCATCCTGCCCGACCTCACCGGGCTCACCCTGGAGGACGCCCAGTACCTGCTCAACATCGCCGAGCTGAAGCCCCAGGTGTCCCGGGTGGCCTCGGGTGCGCCGGAGGGTCAGGTGCTCGCCCAGCAGCCCAACCCCGGTACGCTGATGAACAAGAATGCCGTGGTGCGGCTAACCGTGGCGGCCCAGCCCGCCGTTTCCCTCCCGCAAAACTCTCCCTTCGCTCCCTCCTCCCGCCCCGAGCCCCAGGCCGAGGTGCGCAACGTCCCCCTCAGCGTTACCCTGCCTTCGGACCAGGAAGGCGCTCAGGTCCGGCTCACCGTGGACGACGCCAACCCGCCGACACGGGTTCTCTACGAAGGTCCCCTTCCCCCCGGCGGGCGGATCGAGGTGGCGGGAGGGGTCCCGGTACAGGGCAACGCTACCTTCCGGCTGTACGTCAACGGCGAACTCTACCAGGAGTGGACCAACCCATAAACCTTGACGCGACCCTCCGCCGTCTAATAGCATCGAGGTGATCGGCTAGGGGTGCCCCCGCGGGGGCTGAGAACAGGGCGAGCCCTGTAACCCTTGGAACCTGATCCGGTTAGTACCGGCGGAGGGAAGCCCGTGAAAGTATCCCCACAACCCTACCCATACCCTTTCCTCCTGGCCCCTGGCCGGTCCGGGAGGTGATTTTCTGTTAGGCAAGCTGTACTTGGTGGCCAGCCCCCGGCCTGGCCAGCCGCAAGCGGAGCTGCTGAACCGCCTCGAGGCCGCCCTGGAGGGCGGGGTCGAGCTGCTGCAGCTGCGGGCCAAGGACCTTGAGGCGGGTGTTTCGCTGCGCGAAAGCAGCGAGGCCCAAGCCATCCTCGAGCTCGGCGAGAAGCTGCGGGAGCTGTGCGGGCGTTATCGGGTGCCGCTGGTGATCAACGACCGCCCCGACCTGGCGGCCTTGCTGGAAGCCGACGGGGTGCACCTGGGGCAGGGGGACCTGAGCGTGGCCCAGGCCCGGCGCTTCTTCGCGGGCTGGATCGGCCGCAGCACCCACGAACCCGCACAGGCCCTGCGCGAGCAGGCCGCGCTCGAGGGGGGCGAGGGCTACCTTTCGGTGGGGCCGGTCTGGGAGACCCCCACCAAGCCCGGACGGCCCGCGACGGGGCTGGATTATGTGCGTTGGGCAGCGCATAACCTTCGGGTTCCCTGGTTCGCCATCGGGGGCATCGACGAGCACACCCTGCCCAAGGTGCTGGAGGCCGGGGCCCGCCGGGTGGCGGTGGTGCGGGCCATCCTGGACGCTCCGGACCCCGAGGGGGCGGCCAAGCGCCTGCGGAGGTGGCTGGATGGTGTGGATTAACGGCAAGGCCGTGGAGGCCGAGGGGAAGAGCCTGGGCGAGGTGGTCGAGGCGGTGTGCCGCCAGCGGGGGATAAGCCCCGAGGCGGTCGCGGTGATGCTCAACGACGAGGTCTGGGTCAAAGGCCGCTGGCCGGATCGCCCCCTGGTGGCGGGGGACGTGGTGGAGGTCGTGGCCATGATGCAGGGAGGCTAGCCGTGAGCGAGCTGGTGATCGCCGGGCAGCGCCTGAGAAGCCGCCTGTTCGTGGGCACGGGCAAGTACCGCGACTTCGCGCTGATGCGGGAGGCGCTCGAGGCCTCCGGGGCCGAGGTGGTGACCGTCTCCGTCCGGCGCGTCGAGGCGGGGGCGGCGGGGCATTCGGGCCTGCTGGAGGCGCTGGAGGGGGGGCGCTACCGGCTCTTGCCCAACACCGCTGGAGCCCGCACGGCCCTCGAGGCCCTGCGCCTGGCCCGGCTGGGGCGGGCCATCACGGGGAGCGACTGGGTCAAGCTGGAGGTCATCCCCGACCCCGACTACCTGCTGCCCGACCCCCTCGAGACCTACCGCGCCGCCGAAGCCCTGGTGCAGGAGGGCTTCAGGGTGCTGCCCTACATCGCCCCCGATCCAGTGCTGGCCCAGCGGCTGGCCCGGCTGGGCTGCGCCACCGTGATGCCCCTGGCGGCCCCCATCGGCTCGGGGCAGGGCCTCAGGAACCGGGCCATGCTAGAAATTTTCGCACGGCAGCGCGCCCAGTTGCCGCCCGTGGTGGTGGACGCCGGGCTGCGCTGGCCCTCGGAGGCCGCCGGGGCGATGGAGCTGGGGGCCGACGCGGTACTGGTCAACACCGCCATCGCCGAGGCCCAGGACCCCGTGGCCATGGCCGCGGCCTTCGGCCAGGCGGTCGAGGCGGGACGCAAGGCTTACGAGGCCGGCCCCATGCCCCAGCGCGCCTTCGCCAGCCCCTCCAGCTCGACCCAGGGCGTGCCCCTGCCCCAGCCGGAGGAGCCTCTATGAGCGAGGTCGTGGTGGTGGGGGGCGGCCTCATCGGCAGCCTCATCGCTTACCGGCTAGGCCAGGCGGGGCTCGAGGTCACCCTGCTGGAGGCGGGCAAGGCCGGGCAGGCTACCCGGGCCTCGGCGGGCATGCTGGCCCCCCACGCCGAGGGCCTTAGCGGGGAGCTGCTGGAGTGGGCCCGGGAAGGGCTCGAGGGCTACCCCGAACTCGCCCGCGAGCTCGAGGCCGCCAGCGGGATCGAGGTGCCCGTGGTCCTGAGTGGCGTCTGGAGCGGGGTTCGCTCCCCGCTCCGGGGCTGGGAGGCCCTGCGGGGCCTCGAGCCCCACCCCGGCGGCTACCTCGACCCGGTGCGGCTGCTGGCCGCCGTGCAGAAAGCCTTCGTGAGCCTGGGCGGCACCATATGCAGGGAAGAGGCCCTGCACCTCGAGCCCGGCTGGGTGTACACCGCTGCCCAGTACACGGACACCGCCCGTCCCGAGAGGGGATCGTCCGCCTGGTGTACGGGTGCAACCCGTCCTGCGCCACGCCAAGGCGCGGCGTGGGGATCGTCCACCCGGCGCATCGCGGCCCGCCAGATCGTCATCGCCAGCGGGGCCTGGTCGGGCCGCTTCGGCCTGGAGGTGCGCCCGCTCAAGGGGGAGGCCCTGCTGCTGGCCGCCCCGCCGCCCTCCGGCCCGGTGTTCGCGGGGGCGGGCTACGCCTTGCCGCGCGGGGCGCAGGTCTATTTGGGGGCCACCCAGCGCAAGGGCTGGCCGCCGGGCGTGGAGGCGGAGGGACTGCGCTGGCTGCAACACTACCGCGACACCCACTTCCCCCACCTTCGCGGCGCCGCGGTCCTCGAGCGCCGCTGGGGTTACCGCCCGGCGGGCCCCCTCACGGTGGGGCAGCTCGAGCCGGGCATCCTGGCCGCCACCGGGCACGGGCGCAACGGCATCCTGCTGGCCCCGGCCACCGCCCGCCGCATCCGCGAACTGGTGTTGAAGTCCTGGAAGACACGCCGATAAAAAGGAGCCAACATGACCCAACTGGAAGCCGCCCGCAAGGGCATCGTCACCGAAGCCATGGCCTACGTGGCCGAGCAGGAGGGGCTCGAGCCCCAGTTCGTGCGGGAGCAGGTGGCCGCGGGGCGGGTGGTCATCCCCGCCAACCCCAACCACCGCACCCTGACCCACTTCACCGCCATCGGCGAGGGGATGCGGGTCAAGGTCAACGCCAACCTGGGCACCTCCTACGACTTCGCCGACCCCGAACAGGAGGTGCGGAAGGTCCAGGTGGCCATCGAAGCGAGCGCGGACACCGTGATGGACCTCTCCACCGGGGGCGACCTGGAGCGCATCCGCCAGATGACCCTAAAGGCCAGCACCGTCCCGCTGGGCACGGTACCCATCTACGAGGCCGAATTCCAGGCCGCCCGACGCAAGAGCGTCTTCGACATGACCGCCGACGAGCTGCTGGAGGTCATCGAGCGGCATGGCCGCTCGGGGGTCGATTACATCACCGTGCACGCCGGGGTGACCCAGGAGAGCCTGCGCCGCTACCGCAACGGCTCGAGGGTCACCGGCATCGTCTCGCGGGGGAGCGGGATGCTGGCGGCCTGGATGCTGCGCAACGAGCAGGAAAACCCGCTGTGGGAACGCTTCGACGACGTGCTCGAGATCGCCCGTAGCTACGACATGACCCTCTCGCTGGGCGACGGGCTGCGTCCGGGCTCTCTGGCCGACGCGACCGACCGCGCCCAGATCCAGGAACTGCTGCTGGTGGGCGAGCTGGTCGAGCGCGCGCGCCGGGCCGGGGTACAGGCCATGGTCGAGGGGCCAGGGCACATCTCGCTGAACGAGATCCAGGCCAACGTGCAGTTGCAGAAGAAGCTCACCGGCCACGCGCCCTTCTACATCCTGGGCATGCTCCCCATCGATACCGGGGCGGGGTTCGACCACATCGCGGGGGCCATCGGCGGGGCGGTCGCGGGCTGGCACGGGGCCGACCTGCTGTGCTACCTCACCCCGGCCGAGCACCTGGCCCTGCCCACGCCCGAGCAGGTGCGCGAGGGGGTGATCGCCTTCAAACTCGCCGCCCACGTCGCCGACGTGGCCCGGGGCCACCCCGCCGCCCTCCTCCGCAACCGCCAGATGAGCCAGGCCCGCTACGCCCTCGACTGGGAGCGCCAGTTCGAGCTGTGCCTGTTCCCCCAGGAAGCCCGCAGGCTCTACCAAACCCGCGCCACCCGGACCAAGGCCTGCAGCATGTGCGGCCCCTTCTGCCCGATGAACCTGGTCGAGGCCGTGCTGCGCGGCCAGGCCCGCCTGAGCGACTACCCGGCTTTCGCCGCGAAAACGCCCCTCGAGCCCGCCTGAACCCCGGTGGACGATCCCCTCTCGGGACGGGCGGTGCCCGTACACCAGGAGGCCCCGATGCCCTTTCCCATCGCCCTCACCATCGCCGGCAGCGACCCCAGCGGCGGCGCCGGCCTCCAGGCCGACCTCAAGACCTTCCACCGCTTCGGGGTCTACGGCATGGGCGTGGTCAGCCTGCTGACGGTGCAGAACACCCTGGGGGTGCAGGAGGTGGTGCCCCTCGAGCCCGCCCTGGTCGCACGCCAGCTAGAAGCCGTGCTGCACGACCCCGGAGCCCACGCCCTCAAGACCGGGGCTTTGGGGGATGCGGCAATTGTGCACAGCATCGCCCCGCTACTGGCCCAAGCGGCTTTGCCGCTGGTGGTGGACCCCGTGTTGGTCGCCAAAAGCGGCGATTCCCTGCTATCGGCACAAGCCCTCGAGGCCCTCAAGGCCGACCTGCTCCCCCTGGCCACGCTGCTGACCCCCAACCGGCTCGAGGCCCAGGCCCTGCTGGGCCAGCCCATACGCGACCTGGCTGACGCCCGCGAAGCCGCCCAATTGCTGGGGAGCCTGGGACCGCGGGCCGTGCTGCTCAAGGGCGGCCACCTCCCCGCAGAGGAGGCCACCGACGTGCTGTGGGACGGCCAGGCGCTGCACCTCTTCCCCGCCCGCAAAATCCCCTCGGCCCATACCCACGGGACCGGCTGCACCCTCTCGGCGGCGATCACCGCGCTGCTGGCCAAGGGGATCCCGCTCTACGAAGCGGTCGCTCGAGCCAAGCGCTACGTGAGCCAGGCCATCACGACGGCCCCAGGCATCGGGCGGGGCATCGGGCCGCTCAACCACTGGGCGGAGGCGGATGGCTGAGGGAGGGTCGTACGTCGTACGCTATACGCCAAACGCAAGACGCCGAACGCCGAACGCCAAACGCCAAACGCAAGACGCAAGATGCCCTTTGTTTGCCCCCCTTAGCAAGGGGGGCTGGGGGGGATAAACCCTCCCCGCGCGCGGGGAGGGACGGGGAGGGGCAAACCACATGCCACTAGCCACGAGCCACAGGCCACGAGTCGTTCTTATACCAGATTCGGTTGGTTCGCCACCGAACGGTGGCGAACCAACCCGACCGAAGGGATACGCTTTCTTCGCCGACCGTCAGGGAGGGGTGTGCTCTGGATTCAAAAAGATAGCCTCCGGGGCTCTTCGGATCGGATGATTATCTTTTTGAATCCGGTATTAGCTGCCAGCGACTTCTGCGAGGAGTCCGACCACCTGTGCCAGGATGGCTTCCGCGACTTCGCTCTTCGTCATGAGCGGCAGGGGCTCGACCACCCCGCCCGGTAGCAGCAGGAGGACGCGGTTGGTGTCCACGGCGAAGCCGGCGTCAGGGGCGCTGATGTCGTTGGCGACGATCATGGAGAGCCCCTTGCGCTCGAGCTTGTCCTGGGCGTTTTCCAGCAGCCGCTCGCTCTCGGCGGCGAAACCCACCACCACCGCCGGGCGGCCCACCCGCCGGCGCTGCTCGGCCACGGCCAGCAGGATGTCCGGGGTGTGCTCGAGCTCGATCTGGGGCAAAGCCCCCTTCTTGATCTTGTGGGCCTGGACCTGGCGGGGGCGGAAGTCGGCCACCGCGGCGGCCATGATCAACACGTCGGCTCCGTGCGAGAGCTCCAGGACGGCCTCGGCCATCTGGGCGGCGGTCTCTACATCGGTGCGCTCGGCCCCGGTGGGGGTGGGTAGGGCAGCAGCGGTGGCCCCCACCACCAGGCTGACCCTGGCCCCCAGGTCCAGCGCGGCCTGGGCCAGGGCGAAGCCCTGCTTGCCCGAGGAGCGGTTGCTGAGGTAGCGCACCGGGTCGAGGGGCTCCTGGGTGCCGCCCGCGCTCACCACCACGTGCTTGCCGGCCAGGGGACCATTCCGGCTCAGGGCCAAGCGGAGGTGCCCCAGGATCTCGGCGGGCTCGAGCATCCGCCCCAGCCCCACCAGGCCCGAAGCCATGCGGCCTCTGGCCGGGCCCAGGACCTGCACGCCTCGCTGGCGCAGGGTCTCGAGGTTGGCCTGGGTGGCGGGGTGCTCGAACATGCCCCCGTCCATGGCGGGAACCACCAGCACCGGGCAGCGCGCGGCCAGGGCGGTCAGGGTGAGCAGGTTGTCGGCCTGGCCGGTGGCCAGCTTGGCCAGGGTGTTGGCGCTGCAAGGGGCGATCACCAGCAAATCGGCTCCCTCGCCCAGGCCGACGTGGAGCACGTGGGCCTCGCCCTCCCACAGGCTGGTGTGGGCCTTGCGCCCGGTGAGGGAGGCGAAGGTGAGCGGCGTGACGAAGCGCTCGGCCCCCTCAC
This portion of the Meiothermus sp. Pnk-1 genome encodes:
- the glp gene encoding gephyrin-like molybdotransferase Glp, which encodes MRHDLTVEEALEVILEQAPSFCKTEELPLSQAHGRILAQDLAAKVDHPDQDDTSLDGYAARAQDTLTATPETPVRLRVIGEAPAGQPFPGEVGPGEAVWIFTGAPIPKGADAVLRVEDTRREGDTVLFFRPANPGDIRPKGDDFRAGEVLLNKGDLLTPGRLGLCAAMGYPRVAVFARPRVGILTTGDEVVEPGQPLPYGGVYNANNYSLAALVSEAGGEPVLMGKIPDQPERLREKLEGVGGLDLLLTTGGVSMGQYDIVRQLLEREGRIHFWKVRLQPGGPLLFAQWNDLPIFALPGNPVSSMVTFFLFARPYLFKTLSRNDAPYSLLEAVAATPFSPHPSKVAYRRGVLSWGPEGLRVHTTGNQSSGVLRSMALGNALVVLEAGVGAEVGQKVRVIPLGFVL
- the ilvA gene encoding threonine ammonia-lyase, producing the protein MSLRLSDIQAARRRLAGLIHETPLLHDAALSHELGVPVYAKAENLQKAGSFKVRGAYNKISQLSPEEKARGVVAPSAGNHAQGVALAAKMHGVKATLVMPTFAPLTKVMATKGYGAEVVLEGHSFDDAAAIAQKLQQSKGYVPVHAFNDYLIMAGQGTIGLEILEALPEVSVLVVPIGGGGLIAGIATAAKALKPEVRVVGVQAAGCAAVKPSLEAGHPIAVPVAQTIADGIAVKRPGDLTLPIIRERVDEVVEVTDDEIARGIVHCVQKNKLVVEGAGAAGVAALLAGKIALKPTDTVCTVLCGGNIDGNLLARVIEQVLVRQGRYILLKLAVVDRPGALAAVVEKVAEAGANIIDIFHRRALWLAPLGKVGVELVLEVRDEAHGLEVVELLRKAGYSVEREGPFAWPE
- a CDS encoding DUF692 family multinuclear iron-containing protein, which translates into the protein MQLAANALAELLELLKRPVVPLDYLKCPLSPNSRAEVRAARAHRPVLLHGWGPPGYSVSMAQVPEPALLQELALLSDTPYLSAHIGYDPRQDGELSPQGLLLRMRQSVEELRRLTGLEVLLENLPFVPWGKRPRYLSDPEYIREVLEATGAALLLDLAHARVAAYHRGEEIGAYLERMPLEQAVEIHVSGPRLEERGLRDRHQALSGPDYELLEWAVRRTPRLKMLTLEYQGKNSTGGRGGPEVWLEQLERLDALRHRLNHR
- a CDS encoding acyl-CoA dehydrogenase family protein, with protein sequence MLTEKSRELWWELDAEERQILGALSDFLKAEVAPGAAERDRTGEFPWAIVKKLGELGVMGANVPEEYGGAGLSTRVFARMLEEIGSVDGSLGLTVASHNSLCTGHILIAGNEAQKREYLPKLATAEMLGAWGLTEPGSGSDAAAMRTRARETPEGFVLNGSKQFITQGSVAGVYVINARTDPAPSEDKKHLGLSAFVFYGPVEGLRIGRKEEKLGLHSSDTAQLLFEELHLEKDALLGVRGKGFYDVLRVLDGGRIGIAALSVGLGRAALEFAAKYALEREQFGKPIAEFQGVSFKLAEMATNLEAARLLYLRAAELKDAGRPFSGEAAQAKMFASEVAVRACDEAIQILGGYGYIKEYPVERYWRDARLMRIGEGTTEVLKVIIARNLLARFR
- a CDS encoding PASTA domain-containing protein, encoding MALLDGKYTATEDLGTQGFLRTYRVRAGELQGTLYWFEVHTPEARSAFHRYRNALKRLEALGATPSALEISAKPGRYYVFWPDLAAPSPGRLPKRTRLGPWLEALSPFGYSERDFQLGEQDGKPVLADLNPLAGLAGGSKASPTRSEAPGGRAVTPAPAPGSDAARVRSSRHYRFNWPAWVPGLVLMFLGGLALFLGAERYLNPPQYILPDLHGKTPRQAVEAVRGMGLRVEFVEGSDQSQPKETILEQSPEAGSIVKPGRRLELVLNRPKLGSVPTLVGRPLEDAQRALETAGYVVGPISRVSAEATAGTVLASLPAPGTELRQGESVRLLVSTGPRSSLDTILPDLTGLTLEDAQYLLNIAELKPQVSRVASGAPEGQVLAQQPNPGTLMNKNAVVRLTVAAQPAVSLPQNSPFAPSSRPEPQAEVRNVPLSVTLPSDQEGAQVRLTVDDANPPTRVLYEGPLPPGGRIEVAGGVPVQGNATFRLYVNGELYQEWTNP
- the thiE gene encoding thiamine phosphate synthase; protein product: MLGKLYLVASPRPGQPQAELLNRLEAALEGGVELLQLRAKDLEAGVSLRESSEAQAILELGEKLRELCGRYRVPLVINDRPDLAALLEADGVHLGQGDLSVAQARRFFAGWIGRSTHEPAQALREQAALEGGEGYLSVGPVWETPTKPGRPATGLDYVRWAAHNLRVPWFAIGGIDEHTLPKVLEAGARRVAVVRAILDAPDPEGAAKRLRRWLDGVD
- the thiS gene encoding sulfur carrier protein ThiS, whose product is MVWINGKAVEAEGKSLGEVVEAVCRQRGISPEAVAVMLNDEVWVKGRWPDRPLVAGDVVEVVAMMQGG